One stretch of Tepiditoga spiralis DNA includes these proteins:
- a CDS encoding ComF family protein yields the protein MCGKPTTKRICTKCINDMYEPVRSSNNIYHCTHYYKSSKMIKMYKYASHPSFSKIMGEMLCKLFIDLKIPEEVYTVTFIPSNKKSYYEKGFIPAKEIAKHFAKYFDFELKELLINKSKKRHAEMTQNERLNSVNFEIIKKVPKNIIIIDDVYTSGASMNTAIELLNTNTIGLTFAKTR from the coding sequence TTGTGTGGAAAACCTACAACAAAAAGAATATGCACAAAGTGTATAAATGATATGTATGAACCAGTGCGTTCTAGTAATAATATATATCATTGTACACACTATTATAAATCATCAAAAATGATAAAAATGTATAAATATGCATCTCACCCATCATTTTCAAAAATAATGGGTGAGATGCTTTGTAAATTATTTATAGATTTAAAAATTCCAGAAGAAGTTTATACAGTTACATTTATTCCTTCAAATAAAAAAAGTTATTATGAAAAAGGTTTTATACCAGCTAAAGAAATAGCAAAACACTTTGCAAAATATTTTGATTTTGAATTAAAAGAATTATTAATAAATAAAAGCAAAAAAAGACATGCAGAAATGACACAAAATGAAAGATTAAATTCTGTAAACTTTGAAATAATAAAAAAAGTACCCAAAAATATTATAATAATAGATGATGTTTATACAAGTGGTGCAAGTATGAATACAGCAATAGAATTATTAAACACAAATACCATTGGATTGACCTTTGCAAAAACAAGATAA
- a CDS encoding HEAT repeat domain-containing protein, with protein MASEIIETYKLLQEKIKSENAKVFFDMLDSPYPAFKSRAIQELTKLKIDTPIIKDYLNDSDAGVRLASLKYLEKMNLLEENQLKAATKDLAPSLRREAIKMYITSGYEPIDYIFSHTTDPDPTVRYQLLVSFLEFYPEESEKILTLLKDDPYIKIQQLIYALENISETIKSKDVQLAVKKMAMARYFESNDSITFFNLIKEVYPECEKQTQIMIIKFMATIPCDIIKSFVENKINEEKDNEILIELVKTIKKVCGSENLPSWIIETFINEKDPKLISFGLKLASEKDDMSYVDFSRDLLKKIDDDYVLGSATYLAYFQDYKLMDHVPSFLESLSSKRINTGIRIIKKLKLENFVPEIAQISGDKKYPTTVRKNALNTLKYFKAKQYWEIPYNILKDPNERGDLKLAALNALLKLNAEMVTNL; from the coding sequence ATGGCCAGTGAAATAATAGAAACATATAAATTACTTCAAGAAAAAATAAAGTCAGAAAATGCAAAGGTTTTTTTTGATATGTTAGATTCACCTTATCCAGCTTTTAAGTCAAGAGCTATACAAGAATTAACTAAGTTAAAAATAGATACACCAATAATAAAAGATTATCTTAATGATTCAGATGCGGGAGTTAGATTAGCATCATTAAAATATCTTGAAAAAATGAATTTATTAGAAGAAAATCAATTAAAAGCAGCAACTAAAGATTTAGCCCCATCATTGAGAAGAGAAGCAATAAAAATGTATATAACTTCTGGTTATGAACCTATTGATTATATTTTTAGTCATACAACAGATCCTGATCCAACGGTTAGGTATCAATTATTAGTAAGTTTTTTAGAATTTTACCCAGAAGAAAGTGAAAAAATATTAACTCTTTTAAAAGATGATCCATACATAAAAATACAGCAACTCATATATGCACTTGAAAATATATCGGAAACTATAAAGTCAAAAGATGTACAATTAGCAGTAAAAAAAATGGCAATGGCAAGATATTTTGAATCAAACGATTCAATTACATTCTTTAATTTAATAAAAGAAGTTTATCCAGAGTGTGAAAAACAAACACAAATAATGATAATAAAGTTTATGGCAACAATACCATGTGATATAATAAAAAGTTTTGTGGAAAATAAAATAAATGAAGAAAAAGACAATGAAATATTAATAGAGCTTGTAAAAACTATAAAAAAAGTTTGTGGAAGTGAAAATTTACCATCTTGGATAATAGAAACTTTTATAAACGAAAAAGACCCAAAATTAATAAGTTTTGGACTAAAGTTAGCTTCAGAAAAAGATGATATGTCTTATGTAGACTTTTCAAGAGATTTATTGAAAAAAATAGATGATGATTATGTTCTTGGAAGTGCAACTTATTTGGCATACTTTCAAGACTATAAACTAATGGATCATGTTCCATCATTTTTAGAATCCTTATCTTCAAAAAGAATAAATACAGGGATAAGAATAATAAAAAAATTAAAATTGGAAAATTTTGTACCAGAAATTGCTCAAATATCTGGAGATAAAAAATATCCAACAACTGTAAGAAAAAATGCATTAAACACATTAAAATACTTTAAAGCAAAACAATATTGGGAAATTCCTTACAACATATTAAAGGATCCAAATGAGCGTGGAGACTTAAAATTAGCCGCTTTAAATGCACTTTTAAAATTAAATGCAGAGATGGTTACCAATTTATAA
- a CDS encoding type II secretion system protein: MKNGFILIETVFELLIISIMTLAVLATFARTVFILKKVMNDIVDLNIKENSIMETIRITKNEIKNLYYYNEYMIISNNNGEKTGLKYNKYSKKLYRYKNNYGTVGITYIGDNITKFNYEKNFLSIGFGKDILKIAIQEEKNGQ, translated from the coding sequence ATGAAAAATGGATTTATTTTGATTGAAACTGTTTTTGAATTATTAATAATTTCAATAATGACTTTAGCGGTCCTTGCAACTTTCGCAAGGACTGTCTTTATTTTAAAAAAAGTCATGAATGATATAGTGGATTTAAATATAAAAGAAAATTCTATAATGGAAACAATTAGGATAACAAAAAATGAAATTAAAAATCTTTATTATTATAATGAATATATGATTATTTCTAATAATAATGGAGAAAAAACAGGATTAAAATACAATAAATATTCAAAAAAATTATATAGGTATAAAAATAATTATGGAACTGTTGGGATTACATATATAGGAGATAACATTACAAAATTTAATTATGAAAAAAATTTTTTAAGTATAGGATTTGGAAAAGATATATTAAAAATAGCTATTCAGGAGGAAAAAAATGGCCAGTGA
- a CDS encoding DNA-directed RNA polymerase subunit omega, giving the protein MKLGFNYDKIMGKIGLKYVVPIIAAKRAEVLKNTEELEQTKKSRDYVTKAMKEMEEGTTFVKNQENLDSVRTDLK; this is encoded by the coding sequence ATGAAATTAGGATTTAATTACGATAAAATAATGGGTAAAATTGGTTTAAAATATGTAGTACCAATAATAGCTGCTAAAAGAGCCGAAGTTTTAAAAAATACAGAAGAATTAGAACAAACTAAAAAGTCAAGAGATTATGTAACAAAGGCTATGAAAGAAATGGAAGAAGGTACTACTTTTGTAAAAAATCAAGAAAACCTTGATTCAGTGAGAACAGACTTAAAGTGA
- the gmk gene encoding guanylate kinase, giving the protein MKGILYVVSGPSGAGKSSMIKKALNVVDGFTFSVSYTTRAMRPGEKDGIDYNFISEEQFKKMEKNNEFLECAEVHGYYYGTGKEEIKNKLAEGYNIVLDVDVQGALNIKKVMADDTVLIFIAPPSYEELRRRLEGRGTENHKDLTKRLEDAHWELSKIYDFDYLIVNQNLNESINQLISIIIAEQLNINRIGQHLGKYKFFKQTFNER; this is encoded by the coding sequence ATGAAAGGAATTCTCTACGTTGTAAGCGGTCCATCGGGAGCTGGAAAATCTTCAATGATAAAAAAGGCTCTAAATGTAGTGGATGGATTTACTTTTTCGGTTTCATATACAACAAGAGCTATGAGACCTGGAGAAAAAGATGGAATAGACTATAATTTTATATCAGAAGAACAGTTTAAAAAAATGGAAAAAAATAATGAATTTTTAGAGTGTGCAGAAGTTCATGGATATTATTATGGAACTGGTAAAGAAGAAATAAAAAATAAATTGGCTGAAGGATACAATATAGTTTTAGATGTTGATGTTCAAGGTGCTTTAAATATAAAAAAAGTAATGGCTGATGATACTGTTTTAATATTTATTGCTCCACCATCTTATGAAGAGCTAAGAAGAAGATTAGAAGGAAGAGGAACAGAAAATCATAAAGATTTGACTAAAAGATTAGAAGATGCTCACTGGGAACTTTCAAAAATTTATGATTTTGATTATTTAATAGTTAATCAAAATTTAAATGAATCAATAAATCAATTGATTTCTATAATAATAGCAGAACAATTGAATATAAATAGAATAGGACAGCATCTTGGAAAGTATAAATTTTTTAAACAAACGTTTAATGAGAGGTGA
- a CDS encoding DUF370 domain-containing protein yields MYGLINIGFGNVVVGDRVIAIVNPGSQPLKRLRDVAESQGKLLEVNHGRKTRAFVITDSGHVIASAIQPETITNRFTQNFYDIEKALERIRKEAFNG; encoded by the coding sequence ATGTACGGTTTAATAAATATAGGATTTGGTAATGTAGTTGTAGGAGATAGAGTAATTGCCATAGTTAATCCAGGGTCACAACCATTAAAAAGATTGAGAGATGTAGCAGAATCACAAGGGAAACTTCTTGAAGTTAATCATGGAAGAAAAACAAGAGCTTTTGTTATAACTGATTCTGGTCATGTAATAGCAAGTGCAATTCAACCTGAAACAATAACAAATAGATTTACTCAAAATTTTTATGATATAGAAAAAGCTTTAGAAAGAATACGTAAAGAGGCGTTTAACGGATGA
- a CDS encoding YicC/YloC family endoribonuclease yields MRSMTGYGRIEKIIGNYNYTVEIKSLNGKYLNLKTSLAGIFSPLELNVQNYLKKQFKRGNINVFVDIRFLNPSDFVEIDMGLAKSYNEALNKVAEELNLPDKPNLDILTKFRDVIKVKINEKSLEEVWGGLKEVLGETVEKVKEFQYSEGENLKTVITEYMNQVEDLVSKLEIDAGKIKDIYRERLMNNIEQVLTSKEKINEERLELEVVLTAERADISEEIDRLKSHIKKVRTIINSKDEVKGQNLDFLSQEMHREFNTIASKSKMTDITNYSVEGRVLINKIREQVQNIH; encoded by the coding sequence ATGAGAAGTATGACTGGTTATGGAAGAATAGAAAAGATTATAGGCAACTATAACTATACTGTTGAAATAAAATCTTTGAATGGAAAGTATTTAAATTTAAAAACATCACTTGCAGGAATATTTTCACCACTTGAATTGAATGTTCAAAATTATTTAAAAAAACAATTTAAAAGAGGAAATATAAATGTTTTTGTTGATATAAGATTTTTGAATCCATCAGATTTTGTAGAAATAGATATGGGATTAGCTAAATCTTATAATGAAGCTTTAAATAAAGTTGCAGAAGAATTAAATTTACCAGACAAACCAAACCTTGATATTTTAACAAAATTTAGAGATGTAATAAAAGTAAAAATAAACGAAAAATCTCTTGAAGAGGTTTGGGGAGGATTAAAAGAAGTATTAGGAGAAACAGTTGAAAAAGTAAAGGAATTTCAATATTCAGAAGGTGAAAACTTAAAAACAGTAATTACTGAATATATGAATCAAGTTGAAGATTTAGTAAGCAAACTTGAAATAGATGCAGGTAAAATAAAAGATATCTATAGAGAAAGATTAATGAATAATATAGAACAAGTTTTAACTTCAAAAGAAAAAATAAATGAAGAAAGATTAGAGCTTGAAGTTGTATTAACAGCAGAAAGAGCTGATATTTCAGAAGAAATAGATAGATTAAAAAGTCATATAAAAAAGGTAAGAACAATTATAAATTCTAAAGATGAAGTAAAAGGTCAGAATCTTGATTTTCTTTCACAAGAAATGCATAGAGAGTTTAATACAATAGCTTCGAAATCTAAAATGACAGATATAACAAACTATTCAGTTGAAGGAAGAGTTTTAATAAATAAAATTAGGGAACAAGTTCAAAATATACATTAA
- a CDS encoding cysteine desulfurase family protein, with protein sequence MIYFDNNATTQVDKEVADLIYKYMTERYANPNSIHEFGIESEDAVEESRNSIAKLFGVLPFEIYFTSCATESINWALRGVAKANEKYGKHIITSKIEHSATINTLKTLEKEGFEITYVNANKDGVISLEEIKKSLREDTILVSIMAANNETGTIQPIKEISNLIKEKSPKAYFHVDCVQIVGKMDFKLKDLNCDLASFSAHKFHGPKGVGILYKKERTRIFPIITGGSQERGMRGGTQNVPGIVGTALALKKAFENLIKMKKIEEIRNYIKSEMESMGAKIITPIDNSVPNTLAAFFPKTRGDVIVNALSDEGIYISTSAACSSKGVSGSRVLKELGYSETDSKAMLRISLSHTNTMEEAQYFLKKLKNVLNFLKF encoded by the coding sequence ATGATTTATTTTGATAATAATGCAACGACTCAAGTTGATAAAGAAGTTGCAGATTTGATTTATAAATATATGACTGAAAGATATGCAAATCCAAATTCAATACATGAATTTGGAATTGAATCAGAAGATGCAGTTGAAGAATCAAGAAATAGTATAGCAAAACTTTTTGGCGTTTTACCATTTGAAATTTATTTTACTTCGTGTGCAACTGAATCAATCAATTGGGCATTGCGTGGAGTTGCAAAAGCAAATGAAAAATATGGAAAACATATAATAACTTCTAAAATTGAGCATAGTGCAACAATAAACACATTAAAAACGCTTGAAAAAGAAGGATTTGAAATTACTTATGTAAATGCAAACAAAGATGGAGTTATTTCTTTAGAAGAAATAAAAAAATCTTTAAGAGAAGATACAATTCTTGTTAGTATAATGGCTGCTAATAATGAAACTGGAACTATTCAACCAATAAAAGAAATCTCTAATTTGATAAAAGAAAAATCACCAAAAGCTTATTTTCATGTTGATTGTGTTCAAATAGTTGGGAAAATGGACTTTAAATTAAAAGATTTAAATTGTGATTTAGCATCATTTTCTGCTCATAAGTTTCATGGTCCAAAAGGAGTAGGTATTTTATATAAAAAAGAAAGAACAAGAATTTTTCCAATTATTACTGGCGGAAGTCAGGAAAGAGGAATGAGAGGCGGAACACAAAATGTTCCTGGAATAGTAGGAACTGCATTGGCTTTGAAAAAAGCATTTGAAAACTTAATTAAAATGAAAAAAATAGAAGAAATAAGAAATTATATAAAGAGTGAAATGGAAAGTATGGGAGCAAAGATAATAACTCCAATTGATAACTCTGTTCCAAATACATTAGCTGCCTTTTTTCCTAAAACAAGAGGAGATGTAATAGTAAATGCTTTATCAGATGAAGGAATATACATTTCTACATCAGCGGCATGTTCTAGCAAAGGCGTTTCTGGAAGTAGAGTATTAAAAGAATTGGGATATTCTGAAACAGATTCAAAAGCAATGTTGCGAATTAGCCTATCTCACACGAATACAATGGAAGAGGCACAGTATTTCTTAAAGAAACTAAAAAATGTATTAAATTTTTTGAAATTTTAA
- a CDS encoding PD-(D/E)XK nuclease family protein: MINFDFFELKNTHFDEVAEKVKKLYEKDPLNFLFIGPSGFYVKQVADRVAKKLNKTINRDGFRVINQYITEIFKVYNPTSIIIDRDFLKIYIEKEIEDLIEREKNDVEFSKYVNVLSKSTKSTEYILDIFEKKWEINKIEDKKALTYSNVYLNLENMETNTNFYKLYKKLEESLENILNKKFNDEINIGQNYDSISIYKWFYTNFKDKLGKNIVISGFFDISPVTSKVLEKLVDSFENSHIYAWEMLKDRSFESLKGFYKFMDDKIKVSKRKQILLKDVFKEKNISIYRTSDIVLEVEKISKDIKKKILVGIQPEEIGVVVSDAMTAKMFSDYFDEINVPHRFKDDNPLSQSRIVSILLQPLKTVVRGYEIEDMLAMIESGYCGKININIDEFEKYLKKLNLFYSSKSSLKKRKDEWNSAFEDEINKLKYSIKNTEESERVKRELETLNELLRVSEDLFKLLKEIEESSKNFNVSTYREFLKKWEEEEILEIKTLKKYENFEVINSEIIALKEFSKMLIKTERTLEKIIGDKKINISKFYRIINDLCEIEKFRSSEKYSNTIEIMNLSDSRFVNKKYKYFIDFTENNYPKVSINPFLTSMNIANESLKISEKMHRRSLFISMIFSENIIFSTPISTLDGEPILSSPYEKEFFKYFDIKEVKMYGEKKEVIPKDADEIFSELEKDMYYILQNKDFNLTKEVKNLKENIKNNKWKINEKTKIGTISHNKVSTYVDCPFRYYLSYIAKIRGDKDFNIFSEGLIKHAAMKTLFGEYPYYDHMDNLYLNREKLINELSNIIEEIWKEMITEGLEKYSAIKEVEIEKISEELYESIGEILKDYINMGKKLKLNYSDVLKTEYFEETNIKIGKYKLKAEARIDRIDKTNGNYIYLMDQFEDNLKPEAYSIIDYKNKASFQSEQLFLYYKVLENSKEFDLKNKDVYLKFQPLDGSGKMGDKFIKIQKDMFIIKKKGNSKQFLALDLKEYENWFEKILSNIEESNFDPISIKDREIKRFLEETSEKYGNRKTGEKYYECEYCQYLKLCSMLEYLKNFKVKKGWKK, translated from the coding sequence ATGATAAATTTTGATTTTTTTGAATTAAAAAATACTCATTTTGATGAAGTTGCAGAAAAAGTTAAAAAATTATATGAAAAAGATCCTTTAAATTTTCTTTTTATAGGACCTTCTGGTTTTTATGTTAAACAAGTTGCAGATAGAGTTGCAAAAAAACTTAATAAAACAATAAATAGAGATGGATTTAGAGTTATAAATCAATACATAACGGAAATTTTTAAAGTTTATAATCCAACTTCAATTATAATTGATAGAGATTTTTTAAAGATATACATTGAAAAAGAAATAGAAGATTTAATAGAAAGAGAAAAAAATGATGTGGAATTTTCAAAGTATGTAAATGTACTTTCTAAATCTACAAAATCAACAGAGTATATATTAGATATCTTTGAAAAAAAATGGGAAATAAATAAGATTGAAGATAAAAAAGCTTTAACTTACTCTAATGTTTATTTAAACTTAGAAAATATGGAAACTAATACTAATTTTTATAAACTATATAAGAAATTAGAAGAATCATTAGAAAATATTTTAAATAAAAAATTTAATGATGAAATTAATATAGGGCAAAATTATGATTCTATTAGTATTTATAAATGGTTTTATACTAACTTTAAAGATAAATTAGGGAAAAATATAGTAATATCTGGTTTTTTTGATATATCTCCTGTAACTTCAAAAGTATTAGAAAAATTAGTTGATTCTTTTGAAAATTCACATATATATGCTTGGGAAATGCTTAAAGATAGAAGTTTTGAATCTTTAAAAGGTTTTTATAAATTTATGGATGATAAAATTAAAGTTTCTAAAAGAAAGCAAATTTTATTAAAAGATGTATTTAAAGAAAAGAATATTTCAATTTATAGAACTTCTGACATTGTTTTAGAAGTTGAAAAAATATCTAAAGATATAAAGAAAAAAATTTTAGTTGGAATTCAACCAGAAGAAATAGGGGTAGTTGTTTCTGATGCAATGACAGCCAAGATGTTTAGTGATTATTTTGATGAAATAAATGTTCCTCATAGATTTAAAGATGATAATCCTTTATCTCAAAGTAGAATAGTTTCTATTTTATTACAACCATTGAAAACTGTGGTTAGAGGATATGAAATAGAAGATATGCTTGCAATGATTGAAAGTGGATATTGTGGTAAAATCAATATAAATATTGATGAATTTGAAAAATATTTAAAAAAATTAAATCTTTTTTATAGTTCTAAATCATCTTTAAAAAAAAGAAAAGACGAATGGAATTCAGCTTTTGAAGATGAAATAAATAAACTTAAATATTCGATAAAAAACACAGAAGAATCAGAAAGAGTTAAAAGAGAATTGGAAACATTAAATGAATTGTTGAGAGTGTCCGAAGATCTTTTCAAACTACTTAAAGAAATAGAAGAATCTTCAAAAAACTTTAATGTATCAACTTATAGAGAGTTTTTAAAAAAATGGGAAGAAGAGGAAATTTTAGAAATAAAAACTTTGAAAAAATATGAAAATTTTGAAGTTATAAATTCTGAAATAATAGCTTTAAAAGAGTTTTCTAAAATGTTGATAAAAACTGAAAGAACTCTTGAAAAAATTATTGGGGATAAAAAAATAAATATTTCTAAATTTTATAGAATAATAAATGATTTATGTGAAATAGAAAAATTTAGAAGTTCAGAAAAGTATTCAAATACAATTGAAATAATGAATTTGAGCGATTCAAGATTTGTTAATAAAAAATACAAATATTTTATTGATTTTACTGAAAATAATTACCCTAAAGTGAGTATTAATCCCTTTTTAACTTCAATGAATATAGCTAATGAAAGTTTGAAAATATCAGAAAAAATGCATAGAAGAAGTTTGTTTATATCAATGATTTTTTCAGAAAATATAATTTTTTCTACACCTATTTCTACTCTTGATGGAGAACCTATTTTATCTTCACCATATGAAAAAGAATTTTTCAAATATTTTGATATAAAAGAAGTAAAAATGTATGGAGAAAAAAAAGAAGTTATTCCAAAAGATGCGGATGAAATTTTTTCTGAATTAGAAAAGGATATGTATTATATACTTCAAAATAAAGATTTTAATTTAACCAAAGAAGTAAAAAATTTAAAAGAAAACATAAAAAATAATAAATGGAAAATAAATGAAAAAACTAAAATTGGAACTATAAGTCATAACAAAGTTTCAACTTATGTTGACTGTCCATTTAGATATTATTTATCTTACATAGCTAAAATAAGAGGAGATAAAGATTTTAATATCTTTTCTGAAGGATTGATAAAACATGCTGCTATGAAAACTTTATTTGGAGAATATCCATATTATGATCATATGGATAATTTATATTTGAATAGAGAAAAATTAATTAATGAACTTTCAAATATTATTGAAGAAATTTGGAAAGAAATGATTACTGAAGGACTTGAAAAATATTCTGCAATAAAAGAAGTTGAAATAGAAAAGATATCTGAGGAATTGTATGAATCAATAGGTGAAATTTTAAAAGATTATATAAACATGGGTAAAAAATTAAAGTTAAACTATTCTGATGTTTTAAAAACAGAATACTTTGAAGAAACTAATATAAAAATTGGAAAATATAAGTTAAAGGCTGAGGCTAGAATTGATAGAATTGATAAAACTAATGGAAATTATATATATTTAATGGATCAATTTGAAGATAATTTAAAACCAGAAGCTTATTCTATTATTGATTATAAAAATAAAGCATCATTTCAAAGTGAACAATTATTTTTATACTATAAGGTTTTAGAAAATTCAAAAGAGTTTGATTTAAAGAATAAAGATGTTTATTTAAAGTTTCAACCATTAGATGGATCTGGAAAAATGGGAGATAAGTTTATAAAAATACAAAAAGATATGTTTATAATAAAGAAAAAAGGTAATAGCAAACAATTTCTTGCCTTAGATTTAAAAGAGTATGAAAATTGGTTTGAGAAAATATTATCAAATATTGAAGAATCAAACTTTGACCCTATTTCAATAAAAGATAGAGAAATAAAAAGGTTTTTAGAAGAAACTTCAGAGAAATATGGAAATAGAAAAACTGGAGAAAAATACTATGAATGCGAATACTGTCAATATTTAAAGTTGTGTAGTATGTTAGAATATTTAAAAAATTTCAAAGTAAAAAAAGGATGGAAAAAATAA
- the gcvH gene encoding glycine cleavage system protein GcvH yields MKKYTKTHEFVSVDGNVATVGISNHAAEELGDITYVDLPEVGTELSKGDTLCSVESVKSAADVYAPISGKIVEINEELDATPEIINEDAEGKGWIVKIELSNTSELDELSDTDAE; encoded by the coding sequence ATGAAAAAGTATACAAAGACACATGAATTCGTTTCTGTTGATGGAAATGTGGCAACTGTAGGAATTTCAAATCATGCAGCAGAAGAACTTGGAGATATAACTTACGTTGACTTACCAGAAGTTGGAACAGAATTATCAAAAGGAGATACATTATGTTCTGTTGAATCAGTTAAATCAGCAGCTGATGTTTACGCTCCTATAAGTGGAAAAATCGTTGAAATTAATGAAGAATTAGATGCTACTCCTGAAATTATCAATGAAGATGCAGAAGGAAAAGGTTGGATTGTAAAAATCGAACTTTCTAATACTTCTGAACTAGATGAATTATCTGATACCGATGCAGAATAA